CTTGCCGCTAGAATAGGTAGGTAGCCACGTTTTACTTTTTACCCGATGGCTGGCTGAAACGTCTGCACGTTCGCTTCCCAGGTAACGGACCAATCACAGAGTTCCGCCAACAACGGCGCAATGCTTTCCCCAAAGGGGGTCAGCGAGTATTCGACGCGGGGCGGCACCTCGGCGAAGACCTGCCGGTGAACCAAGCCGTTGGCTTCCAATTGCCGCAGGCTTTGGGCCAGCATCTTGGGCGAGACCCCGCGAATTTGCCGTTGCAGCTCGCTATTGCGCTTCGGCCGTTGCGTCAGGGCCAGTAGAATCAGCAGCAGCCATTTACTGGCCAATAGATTTAAGGCTTGGTGGACGACGCAACTCGCGTCTAGATTCGACTTGGCGTCCAACCAACCGCGTAATTTTTGCTGGGCCGCTACTTTTTTTTCTTCGTTTGCGCTCATGGGGCTCATTTCTTACTTACCAGTACCTACTATACTTTCTGGTGCCTACTTTCTTTTCGGTAGTAAAGAACGGAGTTTTGCAGCATGACGACTCCTATTGCGCTGCTGACGCCCGTTAGCCCGCCTTCTTCGGCCCCTCTGGCCCAAACCGCCCAGCGCGTGTTGCAACACCTGCTCCTCGGCTTTCAAACGGCGGACTTACCGGCCGTGCTCGCCTGTTTTACCGAGGATGCCACCATCGAGTACCCCTATGCGCCGCAGATGGGGACAGCCGCTCGCTTACAAGGCCAAGCGGCCATTGGGCAGTATCTGCACCATGCCTTGCAGGGCATGCCCGCGCTCGTCTTCAGCCAGCTGCGCCTCGCCCATGACGTAGTGCAGGGCGTTCATTGGGCGGAGGTGCATTGCGAAGCACCAGTGCCCGGCACTGACCGCACGTACCGCCAGGACTATGTGATGCGCTTCGAGTTGCGCGGCCAGCAGATTCAGTACTACCGCGAATACTGGAACCAGCTCGCCGCCCGCGAGGCGTTCGGT
The Hymenobacter tibetensis genome window above contains:
- a CDS encoding winged helix-turn-helix transcriptional regulator, whose amino-acid sequence is MSANEEKKVAAQQKLRGWLDAKSNLDASCVVHQALNLLASKWLLLILLALTQRPKRNSELQRQIRGVSPKMLAQSLRQLEANGLVHRQVFAEVPPRVEYSLTPFGESIAPLLAELCDWSVTWEANVQTFQPAIG
- a CDS encoding nuclear transport factor 2 family protein; amino-acid sequence: MTTPIALLTPVSPPSSAPLAQTAQRVLQHLLLGFQTADLPAVLACFTEDATIEYPYAPQMGTAARLQGQAAIGQYLHHALQGMPALVFSQLRLAHDVVQGVHWAEVHCEAPVPGTDRTYRQDYVMRFELRGQQIQYYREYWNQLAAREAFGGEAEAQQLFTPAATTI